Proteins encoded in a region of the Clostridium butyricum genome:
- the pssA gene encoding CDP-diacylglycerol--serine O-phosphatidyltransferase encodes MRKSCIPNVFTFINLSCGILSILSVMNKQYTLSSVFILLAGLVDRYDGRVARFLDVSSDLGKELDSLADLVSFGVAPSILIYTLFELNEPGILGIIGFIILLTFPICGAYRLARFNTAQFDGVFTGVPITIVGCFMALFSFLLTLFKVELNTIHTYITVILMIAGSYLMVSKVHLKKV; translated from the coding sequence ATGAGGAAAAGTTGTATTCCTAATGTATTTACCTTTATTAATTTATCTTGCGGAATTTTGTCTATATTATCAGTAATGAATAAACAATATACTTTATCAAGTGTCTTTATTTTATTAGCAGGTTTAGTGGATAGGTATGATGGTCGTGTAGCTCGTTTTTTAGATGTTTCAAGTGATTTAGGAAAAGAATTGGATTCTTTAGCCGATCTTGTTTCTTTTGGAGTAGCACCTTCTATTTTAATTTATACACTGTTCGAACTTAATGAACCTGGAATTTTAGGTATTATCGGATTTATAATATTATTAACATTCCCAATATGCGGTGCATACAGATTAGCACGTTTTAATACTGCTCAATTTGACGGTGTATTTACTGGGGTTCCAATAACAATTGTTGGATGCTTTATGGCATTATTTTCATTTTTATTAACATTATTTAAAGTTGAATTAAATACAATTCATACTTATATAACTGTTATTCTTATGATTGCAGGATCTTATTTAATGGTGAGTAAAGTTCACCTTAAAAAAGTATAA
- a CDS encoding YegS/Rv2252/BmrU family lipid kinase, with protein MKKVRFIYNPYSGENSIISELDSVIRLHQEVNLTIVPYRIQKGRSLSEALDIVDNTYEYVLVAGGDGTVDSVVNAMKERNIDIPIGILPVGTANDFGKFISMPSDIQEACKQILDSKPVPVDVGKINNKYFVNVASTGLFTDVSQKTDVNLKNTIGKLAYYLKGLEELPNFRNLKIKLSSRECMYNGDMYLMLVFNGKTAGNFNLATQAEVVDGKLDVIIFKAVPIIELIPLFIKVLKGEHLDSDKVVYFKTDDLYIESDEDIVTDIDGEKGPDFPLRIQCIKGGIKLLGIKEDIQ; from the coding sequence TTGAAAAAGGTTAGATTTATATACAATCCATATTCAGGGGAAAATAGTATAATAAGTGAATTAGATAGTGTTATAAGACTGCATCAAGAAGTTAATTTAACAATAGTTCCATATAGAATACAAAAAGGAAGATCATTGAGTGAGGCTCTAGATATTGTAGATAATACATATGAATATGTATTAGTTGCAGGTGGTGATGGAACTGTAGACTCAGTTGTCAATGCAATGAAGGAAAGAAACATTGATATACCAATAGGAATACTTCCAGTTGGAACAGCAAATGATTTTGGAAAGTTTATAAGCATGCCTTCAGATATTCAGGAAGCGTGCAAACAGATTCTTGATTCAAAACCAGTTCCAGTTGATGTTGGAAAGATAAACAATAAATATTTTGTGAATGTAGCAAGTACAGGATTATTTACAGATGTATCTCAAAAAACAGATGTTAATTTAAAAAATACTATAGGTAAACTAGCATACTATTTAAAGGGTCTTGAAGAACTTCCTAATTTCAGAAACCTAAAGATAAAACTTTCCTCAAGAGAGTGTATGTATAATGGTGATATGTATTTAATGTTAGTTTTCAATGGTAAGACTGCTGGTAATTTTAATTTGGCAACTCAGGCAGAAGTAGTTGATGGTAAGCTTGATGTTATAATATTCAAAGCAGTTCCAATAATAGAGCTTATTCCATTATTTATCAAAGTTCTTAAAGGTGAGCATCTTGATTCAGACAAGGTTGTATATTTTAAAACAGATGATTTATATATTGAGTCTGATGAGGATATTGTAACAGATATTGATGGAGAAAAAGGTCCAGATTTCCCATTGAGAATTCAATGTATTAAAGGTGGAATAAAACTTTTAGGTATAAAAGAAGATATACAATAA
- a CDS encoding YgiQ family radical SAM protein, whose product MKLNKEFLPISKEDMRRNGIEELDFIIVTGDAYVDHPSFGTAIIGRTLEAQGFSVGIIAQPDWHNCEDFKRLGRPKFGFLVNSGNIDSMVNHYTAAKRVRHEDLYSPGGEAGHRPDRAVIVYCNRIREAYKDVAIAIGGIEASLRRFAHYDYWDNKVRRSILVDSKADLLMYGMGEKTVVQIADLLRYGANIKNITNVRGTCYLTNDISNIKNAIHVPSFEEVSSDKKAYGEAYKLEYYEQDSILGKTIIQKHGDRYLVQNSPQENMTQEEMDITYNLPYTRTYHPIYKEKGGIPAITEVKFSITSHRGCFGSCSFCALTFHQGRVIQNRSQDSIIDEAKLLTTFPDFKGYIHDIGGPTADFRHKACKKQEVHGTCKTKQCMFPKPCKNLIIDHTEYLSLLKKVRKLPGIKKVFIRSGIRYDYLIHDHNESFFKELCEHHISGQLKVAPEHVVPRVLNQMGKPTREVYDKFVDKYFQINNRIGKKQFLVPYLMSSHPGSDLNAAIELAQYVKKMGYTPEQVQDFYPTPGSLSTTIYYTGVNPLTGEEVYTPKTQEEKDMQRALIQFAVPKNYPKVKKALIKAHREDLIGNGKDCLIGFAPKKLGYQGKNNKNKSDTPDSREQRQKSKNSNSKSGKTNSKLSKNTTRKSTNNKKRIH is encoded by the coding sequence ATGAAGCTTAATAAAGAATTTTTACCTATAAGCAAAGAAGATATGCGTAGAAACGGTATTGAAGAATTAGACTTTATTATTGTTACTGGTGATGCATATGTTGACCATCCATCTTTCGGTACTGCTATAATTGGTAGAACATTAGAAGCTCAAGGATTTTCTGTAGGTATAATTGCACAGCCAGACTGGCATAATTGTGAAGACTTCAAACGCCTTGGAAGACCTAAATTCGGATTTCTAGTTAACTCAGGTAATATAGATTCTATGGTTAACCATTATACTGCTGCTAAAAGAGTAAGGCATGAAGATTTATACTCACCTGGTGGTGAAGCAGGACATAGACCTGATAGGGCTGTAATTGTTTATTGTAATAGAATAAGAGAAGCTTATAAAGATGTAGCTATTGCAATTGGTGGTATTGAAGCAAGCCTTAGAAGATTTGCTCATTATGATTACTGGGATAATAAAGTAAGAAGAAGTATTCTAGTAGACTCAAAAGCTGATTTATTAATGTACGGTATGGGTGAAAAAACTGTTGTTCAAATTGCTGATTTATTAAGATATGGAGCCAACATAAAGAACATAACAAATGTACGTGGAACATGTTACCTTACAAATGATATATCTAACATAAAAAATGCAATTCATGTTCCTTCATTTGAAGAAGTTTCTAGTGATAAAAAAGCATATGGTGAAGCCTATAAACTTGAATATTATGAACAAGATTCAATTTTAGGTAAAACTATAATTCAAAAACACGGTGACAGATATCTTGTTCAAAATTCACCTCAAGAAAATATGACACAAGAAGAAATGGATATTACATATAATCTTCCTTACACAAGAACATATCACCCTATTTACAAAGAAAAAGGTGGTATACCAGCAATTACAGAAGTTAAATTTTCAATAACAAGTCACAGAGGATGCTTTGGTTCTTGTTCATTCTGTGCATTAACGTTCCATCAAGGAAGAGTCATTCAAAATAGAAGTCAGGATTCAATTATAGATGAAGCGAAATTACTTACTACTTTTCCTGATTTTAAAGGATACATACACGATATAGGGGGTCCTACTGCCGACTTCAGACATAAAGCATGTAAAAAGCAAGAAGTACACGGAACATGTAAAACTAAACAATGTATGTTTCCTAAACCTTGTAAAAACTTAATCATAGATCATACAGAGTATCTTTCTCTTTTAAAGAAAGTACGAAAACTTCCTGGAATAAAGAAAGTATTTATTCGTTCAGGTATAAGATATGATTACTTAATTCATGATCATAATGAATCATTCTTCAAAGAATTATGTGAACATCATATAAGTGGTCAGCTAAAGGTTGCCCCTGAACATGTTGTTCCAAGAGTTTTAAACCAAATGGGTAAACCTACAAGAGAAGTTTATGATAAGTTTGTTGATAAATACTTTCAAATAAACAATAGGATTGGAAAGAAACAGTTCCTTGTTCCATATTTGATGTCTTCTCATCCTGGTTCTGACTTAAATGCAGCTATAGAGCTTGCACAATATGTTAAAAAGATGGGATATACTCCTGAACAAGTTCAAGACTTCTACCCTACACCTGGAAGTTTATCTACAACTATTTATTATACCGGAGTAAATCCACTTACTGGTGAAGAAGTTTATACACCTAAAACTCAGGAAGAAAAAGATATGCAAAGAGCATTAATACAATTTGCTGTACCAAAGAACTATCCAAAAGTTAAAAAAGCTTTAATTAAAGCTCATAGAGAAGATTTAATAGGTAACGGAAAAGACTGTCTAATAGGATTTGCACCTAAAAAACTAGGATATCAAGGTAAAAACAATAAAAATAAATCTGATACTCCAGATTCTAGAGAACAAAGACAAAAATCTAAAAATTCAAATAGTAAATCTGGAAAAACTAACTCAAAGCTTTCAAAAAACACTACTAGAAAGTCAACTAATAATAAAAAAAGAATTCATTAA
- a CDS encoding magnesium transporter MgtE N-terminal domain-containing protein: MELSIFLYTNILNRKVYDEFGDVLGLLKDVYVTTEEGYPRIIGYKLKKDGVTFHYEFRYIQFIDNDGKIRMKTRGSKEILPMRYSYLLSENLLDKKIVDINGKQVVRVNDLRIAKLAGEFRVIAVEVGPFARYRRLKISGLMKILYKIIGKDIEETVLRWDDVESLEMVNNNLQISVPYKKLSKLHPADLADILENLDTNSRKQVLESLDEDLAADTLEEIDSEYKGAIIKELSDSKAVEVLENMPSDEIADLLDDLDEEEREKILINLEREDAEEVKELLKYEDETVGSIMSKEFISVNLNITIGDTVEILREMKPDEEAMYYVYITDEEENIEGVIPIKDLILYSPETKIKEIMDTTVSRVKHDDEINKVIEKAAKYDLISVPVTDENDKLIGIVIIHDIVDEFLYPLWKKKN; encoded by the coding sequence ATGGAATTATCAATATTTCTATATACCAATATATTAAATCGAAAGGTTTATGATGAATTTGGTGATGTACTTGGACTGTTAAAAGATGTTTATGTGACTACAGAAGAAGGTTATCCACGAATAATTGGATATAAATTAAAGAAGGATGGAGTTACTTTTCACTACGAATTCAGATATATACAGTTTATAGATAATGACGGTAAAATTAGAATGAAGACAAGAGGAAGTAAAGAGATACTTCCAATGAGATATAGTTATCTGTTATCTGAAAATCTTCTTGATAAAAAGATTGTTGATATTAATGGTAAACAAGTTGTTCGTGTTAATGATCTTAGAATAGCAAAGCTTGCAGGTGAATTTAGAGTTATTGCAGTTGAAGTAGGACCTTTTGCAAGATATAGAAGATTAAAAATCTCAGGATTAATGAAGATTTTATATAAGATAATAGGCAAAGATATAGAAGAAACAGTTTTAAGATGGGATGATGTTGAATCTCTTGAAATGGTTAATAATAACCTTCAAATATCAGTTCCATATAAAAAACTTTCAAAATTGCATCCAGCAGACTTAGCAGATATACTTGAAAATCTTGATACTAATTCAAGAAAACAGGTATTAGAATCACTTGATGAAGATTTAGCAGCTGATACTCTTGAAGAAATTGATTCTGAGTATAAGGGAGCTATAATTAAGGAATTGTCAGACAGTAAGGCTGTAGAAGTTCTTGAAAATATGCCAAGTGATGAAATTGCAGATTTATTAGATGACCTTGATGAAGAAGAAAGAGAGAAGATTTTAATAAATCTTGAAAGAGAAGATGCAGAAGAAGTTAAAGAACTTCTAAAGTATGAAGATGAGACAGTCGGAAGTATAATGAGTAAAGAATTTATTTCAGTAAATCTTAATATAACAATAGGTGATACAGTAGAAATTTTAAGAGAAATGAAACCAGATGAAGAAGCTATGTATTATGTATATATAACTGATGAAGAAGAGAATATTGAAGGTGTTATTCCTATAAAGGACCTAATTTTATATTCTCCTGAAACTAAGATAAAAGAAATTATGGATACAACAGTATCACGTGTAAAACATGATGATGAAATAAATAAAGTAATAGAAAAAGCAGCAAAATATGATTTGATTTCAGTGCCTGTAACAGATGAAAATGATAAGCTTATAGGCATAGTAATAATACATGATATAGTAGATGAATTCTTGTATCCTTTATGGAAGAAAAAGAATTAA
- the cysK gene encoding cysteine synthase A — protein MIYNGVLELVGNTPILKVNNLIKEENIADIYVKLEKFNPGGSVKDRAALGMIEKAEKEGLLKEGSIIVEPTSGNTGIALALIGGLKGYKVIIVMPETMSKERRDLIKAYGAELVLTEGSKGMKGAIEKALEIGNGEEYFIPQQFENLANPEKHYETTAEEIYKDIPELDAFVSGVGTGGTLIGISKNLKKKNQNIKAIAVEPANSPVLSGGNPGGHKIQGIGAGFIPGIYEQDFVDEIIKVKDEDAFKAAKSFAEKEGVLVGISAGAAIHAAIEIARKLGKGKKVLAIAPDGGEKYISMGLFD, from the coding sequence ATGATTTATAATGGAGTTTTAGAATTAGTAGGAAATACACCAATATTAAAGGTGAACAATTTAATAAAGGAAGAAAATATTGCGGATATCTATGTTAAGCTTGAAAAATTCAATCCAGGGGGAAGTGTTAAGGATAGAGCGGCACTTGGAATGATAGAAAAAGCTGAAAAAGAAGGTTTGTTAAAAGAAGGATCCATAATTGTAGAACCAACAAGTGGAAATACAGGAATAGCATTAGCTCTTATTGGAGGATTAAAAGGTTATAAAGTAATAATAGTTATGCCTGAGACAATGAGTAAAGAAAGAAGAGATTTAATAAAGGCTTATGGCGCTGAACTTGTATTAACTGAAGGATCAAAGGGAATGAAGGGAGCCATAGAAAAAGCATTAGAAATAGGAAATGGCGAAGAATATTTCATACCACAACAGTTTGAGAATTTAGCAAATCCAGAAAAACATTATGAAACAACTGCTGAAGAAATATATAAGGATATTCCAGAGTTAGATGCATTTGTTTCAGGTGTTGGAACAGGTGGAACATTAATAGGTATTTCAAAGAATTTAAAAAAGAAAAATCAAAATATCAAAGCAATAGCTGTAGAACCAGCTAACTCACCAGTATTAAGTGGAGGCAATCCAGGTGGTCATAAAATACAAGGTATTGGAGCAGGTTTTATTCCAGGTATATATGAACAAGATTTTGTTGATGAAATAATTAAGGTTAAAGATGAGGATGCTTTTAAAGCTGCAAAATCTTTTGCTGAAAAAGAAGGTGTACTTGTAGGAATATCAGCTGGAGCGGCAATTCATGCAGCAATTGAAATAGCAAGAAAGCTTGGAAAAGGTAAAAAAGTATTGGCAATAGCTCCAGATGGAGGAGAAAAATATATATCAATGGGACTATTTGATTAG
- the epsC gene encoding serine O-acetyltransferase EpsC: protein MFKILNYDLERILKEDPAAKSKIEVLLLYPCIHALIAYRASHFFYKHKMFFLARLISQMARFLTGIEIHPGATIGKGLFIDHGMGVVIGETAEIGDNVTIYHGVTLGGTGKHKGKRHPTIGNNVLIGTGAKVLGPITVGDNAKIGANSVVLHNVPEGATAVGLRAKNILKSKAKSCIIEIKDLQGRKKKIYNDMII, encoded by the coding sequence GTGTTTAAAATACTCAACTATGATTTAGAAAGAATATTAAAGGAAGACCCCGCAGCAAAAAGCAAAATAGAAGTATTATTATTATATCCATGTATCCATGCTTTAATTGCATATAGAGCTTCACACTTTTTTTATAAACACAAAATGTTTTTTTTAGCACGTTTAATTTCGCAGATGGCAAGATTTTTAACAGGTATAGAAATTCATCCAGGGGCAACAATAGGAAAGGGATTATTTATTGACCATGGAATGGGTGTTGTTATTGGAGAAACAGCTGAAATAGGAGATAATGTTACTATTTATCATGGTGTTACATTGGGAGGAACAGGAAAACATAAAGGTAAAAGACATCCTACCATTGGTAATAATGTTTTGATAGGTACAGGAGCAAAAGTACTCGGACCTATTACAGTTGGAGATAATGCTAAAATAGGAGCTAATTCAGTTGTACTTCACAATGTTCCAGAGGGAGCTACAGCTGTAGGATTAAGAGCAAAAAATATTTTAAAAAGTAAGGCTAAATCATGTATAATAGAAATAAAGGATTTACAGGGGCGAAAGAAAAAAATATATAACGATATGATAATATAG
- the queG gene encoding tRNA epoxyqueuosine(34) reductase QueG yields the protein MGVKEDIKNYCFSLGINSVGFIKCRRFEELKAFYEVRKSLNLQNEFEEDNIESRINSKEWFEEGKTIISIAFPYVFSDNNLKTKSENNFSIYTQGLDYHHVVNKYLNKICEIIEANGGKYKTFVDSNTLPERYLAYISGVGFIGKNNLIITPKHGSYVFLGEIITDLEIYDEDKRHFDEIDLFRECGECSICYDKCPTKSINNVRKNCNICLSYITQKKDLSDWEIKKLDGRMFGCDTCQLGCPYNSKIEKSQLKEFKPLDWFCDYDEDYIIDMNNSMFKESFKKTSCGWRGKNILKRNALIRKYIFKNESIDNLKTVKFESPYLEEYLKRIAEMKSDKVLKK from the coding sequence ATGGGAGTAAAAGAAGATATAAAAAACTATTGTTTTTCTTTAGGTATAAATTCAGTGGGATTTATTAAATGCAGACGCTTTGAAGAACTGAAAGCATTTTATGAAGTGAGAAAGTCTTTAAATTTACAAAATGAATTTGAAGAAGATAATATAGAATCAAGAATAAACTCAAAAGAGTGGTTTGAAGAGGGGAAAACTATAATTTCTATAGCTTTCCCCTATGTTTTTTCAGATAACAATTTAAAAACGAAATCAGAAAATAATTTTTCGATTTATACTCAAGGACTTGACTATCATCATGTGGTGAATAAATACTTGAATAAAATTTGTGAAATAATAGAAGCAAATGGAGGAAAGTATAAAACTTTTGTGGATAGCAATACATTACCTGAGAGATATCTTGCATATATATCAGGAGTTGGATTCATAGGAAAAAATAACTTGATAATTACACCGAAACATGGATCTTATGTGTTTTTAGGAGAAATAATAACTGATTTAGAGATTTATGATGAAGATAAAAGACATTTTGATGAAATTGATTTATTCAGAGAATGTGGAGAGTGCAGTATCTGTTATGATAAATGTCCTACAAAGTCCATAAATAATGTGAGAAAAAATTGTAATATATGCTTATCATATATTACTCAGAAAAAAGATTTAAGTGATTGGGAGATAAAAAAACTTGATGGCAGGATGTTTGGGTGCGATACATGCCAATTGGGATGTCCGTATAATTCTAAAATAGAAAAATCACAACTTAAAGAATTTAAACCATTAGATTGGTTTTGTGATTATGATGAAGATTATATTATTGATATGAATAACAGCATGTTTAAAGAAAGTTTCAAAAAGACATCGTGTGGGTGGAGAGGAAAAAATATTTTAAAGAGAAATGCTTTAATAAGAAAATATATTTTTAAAAATGAATCCATAGATAATTTGAAAACTGTAAAATTCGAATCTCCATATTTAGAAGAATATTTAAAAAGAATTGCTGAAATGAAGAGTGATAAGGTATTGAAAAAATAG
- a CDS encoding lysophospholipid acyltransferase family protein, whose amino-acid sequence MLSPTAAKIINMLPESFLVKMARRISNGYINKYANITVRGLENIDNVKKPRIFVCNHLSNSDGLVLNKILKEKSDPYFIAGIKLSNDPITNIGTKIVKNIAIKPNSADKEAITKVVKALKSGEDILIFPEGTRSRTGAMIEGKKGILLFARMAKAEIIPIGMSGTDKLLPISNDGNMGAEKWQRADVTINIGDKIQFPKREKDEDKHEYEDRCMDTLMRSIARLLPEHYRGVYK is encoded by the coding sequence ATGTTATCACCAACAGCAGCTAAAATTATAAATATGTTGCCAGAAAGCTTTTTGGTAAAAATGGCAAGAAGAATTTCTAATGGATATATTAATAAATATGCTAATATAACAGTGCGTGGACTTGAAAATATTGATAATGTAAAGAAACCAAGAATATTTGTATGCAATCATTTAAGTAATTCAGATGGATTAGTTTTAAATAAAATTCTTAAAGAAAAAAGTGATCCTTATTTTATTGCTGGAATTAAACTATCAAATGATCCTATAACTAATATAGGAACTAAGATTGTTAAAAACATTGCAATAAAGCCAAATTCTGCTGATAAGGAAGCTATAACAAAAGTTGTTAAAGCTTTAAAAAGTGGAGAAGATATTCTTATATTTCCAGAAGGGACAAGAAGCCGTACAGGTGCAATGATTGAAGGGAAAAAAGGGATTTTATTATTTGCAAGAATGGCAAAAGCAGAAATAATACCTATAGGAATGTCAGGTACAGATAAATTACTTCCTATCAGTAATGATGGAAATATGGGAGCAGAAAAGTGGCAGAGAGCTGATGTTACTATAAATATAGGTGACAAAATCCAATTCCCTAAAAGGGAAAAAGATGAGGATAAGCATGAATATGAAGATAGATGTATGGATACACTAATGAGAAGTATAGCTAGACTTTTACCTGAACATTACAGAGGGGTTTATAAATAA
- the nth gene encoding endonuclease III: protein MKARTKKIVEILKETYPDAKCELNYETPLQLLVATVLSAQTTDKKVNEVTKELFKDYPDLDAFLEITNDELEERIKQIGLYRNKSKNLILMFRQIKEKFNGEVPTTMEGITSLAGAGRKTANVVLSNAFGVPSIAVDTHVFRVSNRLGLAESDKVLEVEKQLQKELPKKEWTLMHHLLIFHGRRCCTARNPKCEECPLSHICKYDK, encoded by the coding sequence ATGAAGGCAAGGACAAAGAAAATTGTAGAAATTTTAAAAGAAACTTATCCAGATGCAAAATGCGAATTAAATTATGAAACACCACTTCAACTTCTTGTTGCAACTGTGTTATCTGCACAGACAACAGATAAGAAAGTCAATGAAGTAACAAAAGAATTGTTTAAAGATTATCCTGATTTAGATGCATTTCTTGAAATAACTAATGATGAACTTGAAGAGAGAATAAAACAGATTGGTTTATATAGAAATAAGTCAAAAAACTTAATTCTTATGTTTAGGCAGATAAAAGAAAAATTTAATGGAGAGGTTCCTACGACTATGGAAGGTATAACATCTCTTGCAGGAGCTGGTAGAAAGACAGCAAATGTAGTTTTATCAAATGCATTTGGAGTACCTTCAATAGCTGTTGACACCCATGTTTTCAGAGTCTCGAATCGTCTTGGCCTTGCTGAAAGTGATAAGGTTCTTGAAGTTGAAAAACAGCTTCAAAAAGAACTTCCTAAAAAAGAATGGACATTAATGCACCATCTTTTGATTTTTCATGGAAGAAGATGTTGTACAGCAAGAAATCCTAAATGTGAAGAATGTCCTTTGAGTCATATATGTAAATATGATAAATAG
- a CDS encoding D-alanine--D-alanine ligase produces the protein MKIGVIMGGISSEREISLNSGKSIVENINKDKYEVEAIVIDKKEDIVTKVKGIDFALLALHGQFGEDGTVQAVLQTLGIPYSGCGPLSSAMCMDKDVTKSILQAAKIRTAPWINLSKNDKIDYDAIKKLGYPVVVKPTHGGSSVATFIVKEEKEIEECVKEGFKWDSEVMIEKFIKGDEITCPVYGDRMLPVIAIKPKAEFFDFASKYQDGGAEEVVVELDKNLHEEVEKMALATYKALKCEVYSRVDMIVTTDGVPYILEVNTLPGMTKNSLIPKSAAAVNIDFAQLVDMIIEDSMKISR, from the coding sequence ATGAAAATCGGAGTTATAATGGGTGGTATTTCATCAGAAAGAGAAATATCATTAAATAGTGGAAAATCAATAGTTGAAAATATAAATAAAGATAAGTACGAAGTAGAAGCAATCGTTATAGATAAAAAAGAAGATATAGTAACAAAAGTTAAGGGCATAGACTTTGCACTTTTAGCACTACATGGACAATTTGGTGAAGATGGAACAGTTCAAGCTGTACTTCAGACATTAGGAATACCTTATTCAGGATGTGGTCCTTTAAGTAGTGCAATGTGTATGGATAAAGATGTGACAAAATCAATACTTCAAGCTGCTAAAATAAGAACAGCACCTTGGATTAATCTATCTAAAAATGATAAGATAGATTATGATGCTATTAAAAAGTTAGGATATCCTGTAGTGGTTAAGCCTACTCATGGTGGTTCAAGTGTTGCAACTTTTATAGTTAAAGAAGAAAAAGAAATTGAAGAGTGTGTTAAAGAAGGCTTTAAATGGGACAGTGAAGTTATGATTGAAAAGTTTATTAAAGGTGATGAAATAACATGTCCTGTTTATGGAGATAGAATGCTTCCTGTAATTGCTATAAAGCCAAAAGCTGAATTCTTTGATTTTGCATCAAAATATCAAGACGGTGGAGCCGAAGAAGTTGTGGTAGAATTAGATAAAAATTTACATGAAGAAGTTGAAAAAATGGCGTTAGCTACTTACAAGGCTTTAAAGTGTGAAGTTTATTCAAGAGTTGATATGATAGTTACGACTGATGGTGTTCCATATATTTTAGAAGTTAATACTTTACCAGGAATGACAAAAAATAGTTTGATACCAAAAAGTGCTGCAGCAGTTAACATTGATTTTGCTCAGCTTGTTGATATGATAATAGAAGATTCAATGAAAATTTCAAGATAA
- a CDS encoding response regulator transcription factor, with translation MENGSILIVDDEKEIRDLVEIYLKSEGYNTLQACDGLEAIDIIENTDVDIVILDVMMPNLNGIETCLKIREMKEMPIIMLSAKSEDIDKILGLNMGADDYLSKPFNPLELVARVKSQLRRFYKFKNKQDVLYKEDENIIRIEDLTINLDTHEVKLGDTFLKLTPTEFDILSLLSKSRGKVFSIENIYESVWNQEFMTSDNTVMVHIRKIREKIESDPRNPRFIKTVWGVGYKIEK, from the coding sequence ATGGAAAATGGAAGCATATTAATAGTTGATGATGAAAAAGAAATACGTGATTTAGTTGAAATATATTTAAAAAGTGAAGGGTATAATACACTTCAAGCATGTGATGGTCTTGAAGCTATAGATATAATTGAAAATACTGATGTGGATATTGTTATACTAGATGTTATGATGCCTAATTTAAACGGAATAGAAACTTGCTTGAAAATAAGAGAAATGAAAGAAATGCCTATAATAATGTTATCTGCTAAAAGTGAAGATATAGATAAGATATTGGGGCTTAATATGGGGGCTGATGATTATTTGTCAAAGCCATTTAATCCACTAGAGCTTGTTGCTAGAGTAAAATCTCAACTTAGACGATTTTATAAATTTAAAAATAAACAGGACGTTTTATATAAAGAAGATGAGAATATAATAAGAATTGAAGATTTAACAATAAATCTTGATACTCATGAAGTTAAACTTGGAGATACATTCTTAAAGCTTACACCAACAGAATTTGATATTTTATCATTACTTTCAAAAAGCAGAGGAAAGGTTTTTTCAATAGAAAATATCTATGAAAGTGTATGGAATCAGGAATTTATGACTTCTGATAATACTGTTATGGTTCATATTAGAAAGATAAGAGAAAAAATAGAATCTGATCCTAGAAATCCAAGATTCATTAAGACTGTCTGGGGGGTAGGCTATAAGATTGAAAAATAA